The genomic window CCCCCGCACCCAGGGGACGGTCGCGTTCGTCGCCCACTCGCGAAGACAGTTCGCCCGGGGGAAACGCCTCCACGGCGGCGAGCAGCTCCCCGTGCGCGGCGGCCAGGCGGTCCAGCGCCGCGCGCCAGCCCTGCTCGCCACCGGCGAACGCCGGCCAGTCACCGTCCTCGGGGTCCCGCGCCACGCGGTCGGCGAGGCGCCGGGCGACCTCGCGCGACCACGAGGCCAGGTGCAGCACCAGTTCACCGATGGAGTGAGCCCCCGGGAAAGGACGTGCGGCGGCCTGTTCGGACGTCACGCCGTCGAGGACGCGCCGGAGCGGATCGCCGTGCCAGGGATCGCCGTCCCAGGCGCGGCGAAGCTCGTCGAGAATGGCGTCGCGCTCGACCGCGCTCACGCGGTTCCGTGGCCGTGCAGCTGGCGGCCGCCCATCACGTGAATGTGAAGGTGCGGCACGGTCTGCCCGCCCTCGTCGCCCACGTTGATCACGACGCGGTAGCCGCTCTCCGCCACCCCCTCCTGTTCCGCCACCTTCTTGACCACCATCAGCAGGTGTCCCGCGAGGGCGTGGTCTTCGGAGGTCAGGTGGGCGATGGAGGGGATGGGCTTGCGGGGGATGACCAGCACGTGCACCGGGGCCGCGGGGTGAAGGTCGCGGATGGCAATGCAGTGCTCGTCCTGGTAGACGAAGTTGCCCGGGATCTCGCCGTCGATGAT from Longimicrobium sp. includes these protein-coding regions:
- a CDS encoding DinB family protein, which gives rise to MSAVERDAILDELRRAWDGDPWHGDPLRRVLDGVTSEQAAARPFPGAHSIGELVLHLASWSREVARRLADRVARDPEDGDWPAFAGGEQGWRAALDRLAAAHGELLAAVEAFPPGELSSRVGDERDRPLGAGVSFAVMLHGTAQHYAYHAGQAALLRKSFGGPPRGAPVPGKGRPLTGNVNRCRFSYLLK
- a CDS encoding histidine triad nucleotide-binding protein, with the translated sequence MADKTIFTRIIDGEIPGNFVYQDEHCIAIRDLHPAAPVHVLVIPRKPIPSIAHLTSEDHALAGHLLMVVKKVAEQEGVAESGYRVVINVGDEGGQTVPHLHIHVMGGRQLHGHGTA